From Rhinatrema bivittatum chromosome 5, aRhiBiv1.1, whole genome shotgun sequence, the proteins below share one genomic window:
- the KCTD4 gene encoding BTB/POZ domain-containing protein KCTD4: MERRTNKKGKEWEEKCNNPEDTETSTNCKTSLITLNVGGYLYITQKQTLTKYPDSFLEGVVNGKILSPIDADGHYFIDRDGLLFRHILNFLRNGELLLPEGFRENQLLAHEADFFQLKALADAVKARWEKEQQAARETTFLEITDNHDRSQGLRIFCNAPDFIAKIKSRIILVSKSRLDGFPEEFSISSNVIQFKYLIKSENGTRLVLKEDNTFICTLETLKFEAIMMALKCGFRLLTSLDCSKGSIVHSDALHFIK; the protein is encoded by the coding sequence ATGGAACGCAGAACAAACAAAAAGGGCAAGGAATGGGAGGAGAAATGCAATAATCCTGAAGATACTGAAACAAGCACGAACTGTAAAACATCCCTGATTACTCTCAATGTTGGCGGATATCTGTATATCACACAAAAACAAACGTTGACCAAGTATCCAGATTCCTTCCTTGAAGGAGTGGTGAACGGCAAAATTCTCAGCCCAATTGATGCTGATGGACATTACTTCATCGACAGGGATGGACTCCTGTTCAGGCATATTCTCAACTTCCTACGAAATGGAGAACTTTTATTACCTGAAGGTTTTCGAGAAAATCAACTTTTGGCACACGAGGCAGATTTCTTTCAGCTGAAGGCTTTAGCTGATGCAGTGAAAGCACGGTGGGAGAAAGAGCAGCAAGCAGCAAGAGAGACCACGTTTCTGGAAATAACTGATAATCATGATCGCTCACAAGGTCTTCGAATCTTTTGTAATGCTCCTGATTTCATAGCCAAAATCAAATCTCGCATCATCCTAGTCTCCAAAAGCAGGCTGGATGGATTTCCAGAAGAGTTCTCAATATCCTCAAATGTTATTCAATTTAAGTAtctaataaaatcagaaaatggCACACGACTTGTTTTGAAGGAAGATAACACTTTCATCTGCACCCTGGAAACTCTCAAGTTTGAGGCTATAATGATGGCATTAAAATGTGGATTTCGACTGCTGACCAGTCTGGATTGCTCCAAAGGGTCAATTGTCCACAGCGACGCACTTCATTTTATTAAATAA